A genomic segment from Papilio machaon chromosome 20, ilPapMach1.1, whole genome shotgun sequence encodes:
- the LOC106711515 gene encoding zinc finger RNA-binding protein isoform X3, producing the protein MMAANNYFGFTHGGTQYGAATASAAYGGQTGYAVAPAATAATYGTQRAAATGYDTAYQAAAATQAAAHAHAQAAAAAASAYDASKSAYYQQAYPAPPQQPAYDAAKPAYTTPATYAQVTTTAYAAHTAHSAHTAPVSYQVQGGARAGGGAKAYGGVYTATTAATSYPTQPYSAPAAQPAKRMYALYNAATMYVAQQTKTGGGGGWKNYNKGGVGAGQSRRPKPPPKAQQLHYCDVCRISCAGPQTYKEHLEGQKHKKKEAAVKLFAAGGGGAGGGAGGGRGAGGALRCELCDVTCTGADAFAAHVRGIKHQKVLKLHTMLGKPIPPAEPAKLHTAKKTVAGTPKIAFVASGELSSVASGEAEGGACADKEGDEEEGEPEPEVQPVGQDYIEEIRGDDGKALSFNCKLCDCKFNDPNAKEMHMKGRRHRLQYKKKVQPDLEVKVKPSTHQRKLAEAKAQRMMGRDDMWARRRMHDGIEDEDRVYWEGSAEAWWGRGPLPPHLHHHHHGLGAPYGALGRRGETADDRHVLARHADIYPAEDELDTIQRAVSQTERALKSLSDALADANKPKQQTQVNKAPTKPEDKKEDKPEGKEDGRDNQLFSFAGEGEASGAGAGGAGAGEGARALKGVMRVGLLAKGLLLRGDRDVRLVVLCHDRPTVTLLKRVAADLPHHLARFKSPGEEVKYKVELLPAEGAVQVSDGNVNVLVSLTSAVMREPAEGGDVKRDDKDVLPRQKCLDALAALRHAKWFQARAASLQSCVIIIRIMRDLCRRIPNWMPLNPYAMELLVSGVMQSAGAALSPGEALRRVMEAVAGGLLLDHGPGLRDPCEKELVDALGNLPPQKREDLTASAQQFLRQIAFRQIHKVLDMEMLPKPKHTGGPWKFPRKRRRSNTDTDPDQPNGEGKVVKTEEKMDASESSAKK; encoded by the exons ATGATGGcagcaaataattattttgggTTCACCCACGGGGGAACCCAATACGG CGCGGCAACAGCGTCGGCAGCCTACGGCGGTCAGACTGGGTACGCCGTAGCGCCAGCCGCCACTGCCGCCACTTACGGTACCCAGCGCGCCGCGGCCACGGGCTACGATACTGCATATCAAGCCGCGGCCGCCACACAAG CGgcggcgcacgcgcacgcgcaGGCGGCCGCGGCGGCTGCGTCGGCGTACGACGCCAGCAAGAGCGCGTACTACCAGCAGGCGTACCCCGCGCCGCCGCAGCAGCCGGCCTACGACGCCGCCAAGCCCGCCTACACCACGCCCGCCACCTACGCGCAGGTGACCACCACCGCCTACGCCGCGCACACCGCGCACTCCGCGCACACCGCGCCCGTCTCCTACCAA GTCCAGGGAGGTGCGCGCGCGGGTGGCGGGGCGAAGGCCTACGGGGGCGTGTACACTGCCACCACAGCGGCCACCTCGTACCCCACGCAGCCCTACAGCGCGCCCGCGGCGCAGCCCGCCAAACGTATGTATG CTCTGTACAATGCCGCCACTATGTATGTCGCGCAACAAACTAAGACTGGAGGGGGCGG TGGTTGGAAGAACTACAACAAAGGCGGTGTGGGCGCGGGCCAGTCGCGTCGCCCCAAGCCCCCGCCCAAGGCCCAGCAGCTGCACTACTGCGATGTCTGTAGAATCTCCTGCGCCGGCCCTCAG ACGTACAAGGAGCACCTGGAGGGTCAGAAGCACAAGAAGAAGGAGGCTGCAGTGAAGCTGTTCGCTGCTGGCGGTGGTGGTGCTGGTGGTGGTGCGGGCGGAGGTCGAGGTGCAGGCGGGGCGCTGCGCTGTGAGCTGTGCGATGTGACGTGTACGGGAGCAGACGCATTTGCTGCACACGTGCGCGGCATCAAGCACCAGAAGGTGCTGAAGCTGCACACGATGCTCGGCAAACCAATACCTCCCGCTGAGCCAGCCAAGCTGCACACTG CGAAAAAGACGGTGGCCGGTACGCCCAAGATCGCTTTCGTGGCGTCTGGAGAACTCAGCAGTGTGGCGAGCGGTGAGGCTGAGGGCGGCGCCTGCGCAGACAAGGAGGGCGACGAGGAGGAGGGCGAGCCGGAGCCCGAGGTGCAGCCCGTCGGACAGGACTACATCGAGGAGATCCGCGGCGACGACGGCAAGGCGCTCAGCTTCAACTGCAAGCTCTGCGACTGCAAGTTCAACGATCCCAACGCCAAGGAGATGCACATGAAGGGCCGCCGCCATCGCCTCCAGTACAAGAAGAAG GTGCAACCGGACCTGGAGGTGAAGGTGAAGCCGTCGACGCACCAGCGCAAGCTGGCGGAGGCGAAGGCGCAGCGCATGATGGGTCGCGATGACATGTGGGCGCGTCGGCGTATGCATGAT GGCATCGAGGACGAGGATCGCGTGTACTGGGAGGGCAGCGCGGAGGCGTGGTGGGGGCGCGGCCCTCTACCGCCTCATCTGCACCACCACCATCAC GGTCTGGGCGCGCCGTACGGGGCGCTGGGGCGGCGCGGGGAGACCGCCGACGACCGACACGTGCTGGCGCGTCACGCCGACATCTACCCCGCCGAGGACGAGCTCGACACCATACAGCGCGCCGTCTCACAAACTGAGCGCGCGCTCAAGTCGCTCTCCGACGCACTCGCCGACGCCAACAAGCCCAAG cAGCAGACACAAGTCAACAAGGCCCCGACCAAGCCGGAAGACAAGAAGGAGGACAAACCTGAAGGGAAGGAGGACGGCCGCGACAACCAATT GTTCTCGTTTGCGGGCGAGGGCGAGGCGagcggcgcgggcgcaggcGGTGCAGGGGCGGGCGAGGGCGCGCGCGCACTGAAGGGTGTGATGCGCGTGGGGTTGCTGGCCAAGGGGTTGTTGCTGCGCGGCGACCGCGATGTGCGCCTCGTGGTGCTGTGCCACGACCGCCCCACAGTTACATTGCTCAAGCGCGTCGCCGCTGACCTGCCGCACCATCTCGCGCGCTTCAAG AGCCCGGGCGAGGAGGTGAAGTACAAGGTGGAGCTGCTGCCGGCGGAGGGCGCGGTGCAGGTGTCGGACGGCAACGTCAATGTGCTCGTCAGCCTCACCTCCGCCGTCATGCGCGAGCCCGCAG AGGGTGGCGACGTAAAGCGCGACGACAAGGACGTGCTACCGCGGCAGAAGTGTTTGGACGCGTTGGCCGCCCTTCGGCACGCCAAGTGGTTCCAG GCTAGGGCGGCCAGTCTGCAGTCCTGTGTCATCATCATACGCATCATGCGCGACCTCTGCCGCCGCATACCCAACTGGATGCCGCTCAACCCATAT GCGATGGAGCTGCTGGTGTCGGGCGTGATGCAGTCAGCGGGCGCGGCGCTGTCCCCGGGCGAGGCGCTGCGCCGCGTCATGGAGGCGGTGGCGGGCGGTCTGCTGCTGGACCACGGGCCCGGCCTGCGCGACCCCTGCGAGAAGGAACTCGTT GACGCGCTGGGCAACCTGCCGCCACAGAAGCGCGAGGACCTGACTGCGTCCGCGCAGCAGTTCCTCAGGCAAATTGCATTTAGACAGATACACAAG GTGCTGGACATGGAGATGCTGCCAAAGCCGAAACACACCGGCGGTCCGTGGAAGTTCCCGCGCAAACGCAGGCGCTCCAACACCGACACAGACCCCGACCAGCCCAACG GCGAGGGCAAGGTGGTGAAGACGGAAGAAAAGATGGACGCGTCTGAGTCTAGCGCGAAGAAGTAA
- the LOC106711515 gene encoding zinc finger RNA-binding protein isoform X7, which produces MMAANNYFGFTHGGTQYGAATASAAYGGQTGYAVAPAATAATYGTQRAAATGYDTAYQAAAATQAAAHAHAQAAAAAASAYDASKSAYYQQAYPAPPQQPAYDAAKPAYTTPATYAQVTTTAYAAHTAHSAHTAPVSYQVQGGARAGGGAKAYGGVYTATTAATSYPTQPYSAPAAQPAKRMYALYNAATMYVAQQTKTGGGGGWKNYNKGGVGAGQSRRPKPPPKAQQLHYCDVCRISCAGPQTYKEHLEGQKHKKKEAAVKLFAAGGGGAGGGAGGGRGAGGALRCELCDVTCTGADAFAAHVRGIKHQKVLKLHTMLGKPIPPAEPAKLHTDKEGDEEEGEPEPEVQPVGQDYIEEIRGDDGKALSFNCKLCDCKFNDPNAKEMHMKGRRHRLQYKKKVQPDLEVKVKPSTHQRKLAEAKAQRMMGRDDMWARRRMHDGIEDEDRVYWEGSAEAWWGRGPLPPHLHHHHHQGLGAPYGALGRRGETADDRHVLARHADIYPAEDELDTIQRAVSQTERALKSLSDALADANKPKQQTQVNKAPTKPEDKKEDKPEGKEDGRDNQLFSFAGEGEASGAGAGGAGAGEGARALKGVMRVGLLAKGLLLRGDRDVRLVVLCHDRPTVTLLKRVAADLPHHLARFKSPGEEVKYKVELLPAEGAVQVSDGNVNVLVSLTSAVMREPAEGGDVKRDDKDVLPRQKCLDALAALRHAKWFQARAASLQSCVIIIRIMRDLCRRIPNWMPLNPYAMELLVSGVMQSAGAALSPGEALRRVMEAVAGGLLLDHGPGLRDPCEKELVDALGNLPPQKREDLTASAQQFLRQIAFRQIHKVLDMEMLPKPKHTGGPWKFPRKRRRSNTDTDPDQPNGEGKVVKTEEKMDASESSAKK; this is translated from the exons ATGATGGcagcaaataattattttgggTTCACCCACGGGGGAACCCAATACGG CGCGGCAACAGCGTCGGCAGCCTACGGCGGTCAGACTGGGTACGCCGTAGCGCCAGCCGCCACTGCCGCCACTTACGGTACCCAGCGCGCCGCGGCCACGGGCTACGATACTGCATATCAAGCCGCGGCCGCCACACAAG CGgcggcgcacgcgcacgcgcaGGCGGCCGCGGCGGCTGCGTCGGCGTACGACGCCAGCAAGAGCGCGTACTACCAGCAGGCGTACCCCGCGCCGCCGCAGCAGCCGGCCTACGACGCCGCCAAGCCCGCCTACACCACGCCCGCCACCTACGCGCAGGTGACCACCACCGCCTACGCCGCGCACACCGCGCACTCCGCGCACACCGCGCCCGTCTCCTACCAA GTCCAGGGAGGTGCGCGCGCGGGTGGCGGGGCGAAGGCCTACGGGGGCGTGTACACTGCCACCACAGCGGCCACCTCGTACCCCACGCAGCCCTACAGCGCGCCCGCGGCGCAGCCCGCCAAACGTATGTATG CTCTGTACAATGCCGCCACTATGTATGTCGCGCAACAAACTAAGACTGGAGGGGGCGG TGGTTGGAAGAACTACAACAAAGGCGGTGTGGGCGCGGGCCAGTCGCGTCGCCCCAAGCCCCCGCCCAAGGCCCAGCAGCTGCACTACTGCGATGTCTGTAGAATCTCCTGCGCCGGCCCTCAG ACGTACAAGGAGCACCTGGAGGGTCAGAAGCACAAGAAGAAGGAGGCTGCAGTGAAGCTGTTCGCTGCTGGCGGTGGTGGTGCTGGTGGTGGTGCGGGCGGAGGTCGAGGTGCAGGCGGGGCGCTGCGCTGTGAGCTGTGCGATGTGACGTGTACGGGAGCAGACGCATTTGCTGCACACGTGCGCGGCATCAAGCACCAGAAGGTGCTGAAGCTGCACACGATGCTCGGCAAACCAATACCTCCCGCTGAGCCAGCCAAGCTGCACACTG ACAAGGAGGGCGACGAGGAGGAGGGCGAGCCGGAGCCCGAGGTGCAGCCCGTCGGACAGGACTACATCGAGGAGATCCGCGGCGACGACGGCAAGGCGCTCAGCTTCAACTGCAAGCTCTGCGACTGCAAGTTCAACGATCCCAACGCCAAGGAGATGCACATGAAGGGCCGCCGCCATCGCCTCCAGTACAAGAAGAAG GTGCAACCGGACCTGGAGGTGAAGGTGAAGCCGTCGACGCACCAGCGCAAGCTGGCGGAGGCGAAGGCGCAGCGCATGATGGGTCGCGATGACATGTGGGCGCGTCGGCGTATGCATGAT GGCATCGAGGACGAGGATCGCGTGTACTGGGAGGGCAGCGCGGAGGCGTGGTGGGGGCGCGGCCCTCTACCGCCTCATCTGCACCACCACCATCAC CAGGGTCTGGGCGCGCCGTACGGGGCGCTGGGGCGGCGCGGGGAGACCGCCGACGACCGACACGTGCTGGCGCGTCACGCCGACATCTACCCCGCCGAGGACGAGCTCGACACCATACAGCGCGCCGTCTCACAAACTGAGCGCGCGCTCAAGTCGCTCTCCGACGCACTCGCCGACGCCAACAAGCCCAAG cAGCAGACACAAGTCAACAAGGCCCCGACCAAGCCGGAAGACAAGAAGGAGGACAAACCTGAAGGGAAGGAGGACGGCCGCGACAACCAATT GTTCTCGTTTGCGGGCGAGGGCGAGGCGagcggcgcgggcgcaggcGGTGCAGGGGCGGGCGAGGGCGCGCGCGCACTGAAGGGTGTGATGCGCGTGGGGTTGCTGGCCAAGGGGTTGTTGCTGCGCGGCGACCGCGATGTGCGCCTCGTGGTGCTGTGCCACGACCGCCCCACAGTTACATTGCTCAAGCGCGTCGCCGCTGACCTGCCGCACCATCTCGCGCGCTTCAAG AGCCCGGGCGAGGAGGTGAAGTACAAGGTGGAGCTGCTGCCGGCGGAGGGCGCGGTGCAGGTGTCGGACGGCAACGTCAATGTGCTCGTCAGCCTCACCTCCGCCGTCATGCGCGAGCCCGCAG AGGGTGGCGACGTAAAGCGCGACGACAAGGACGTGCTACCGCGGCAGAAGTGTTTGGACGCGTTGGCCGCCCTTCGGCACGCCAAGTGGTTCCAG GCTAGGGCGGCCAGTCTGCAGTCCTGTGTCATCATCATACGCATCATGCGCGACCTCTGCCGCCGCATACCCAACTGGATGCCGCTCAACCCATAT GCGATGGAGCTGCTGGTGTCGGGCGTGATGCAGTCAGCGGGCGCGGCGCTGTCCCCGGGCGAGGCGCTGCGCCGCGTCATGGAGGCGGTGGCGGGCGGTCTGCTGCTGGACCACGGGCCCGGCCTGCGCGACCCCTGCGAGAAGGAACTCGTT GACGCGCTGGGCAACCTGCCGCCACAGAAGCGCGAGGACCTGACTGCGTCCGCGCAGCAGTTCCTCAGGCAAATTGCATTTAGACAGATACACAAG GTGCTGGACATGGAGATGCTGCCAAAGCCGAAACACACCGGCGGTCCGTGGAAGTTCCCGCGCAAACGCAGGCGCTCCAACACCGACACAGACCCCGACCAGCCCAACG GCGAGGGCAAGGTGGTGAAGACGGAAGAAAAGATGGACGCGTCTGAGTCTAGCGCGAAGAAGTAA
- the LOC106711515 gene encoding zinc finger RNA-binding protein isoform X4: MMAANNYFGFTHGGTQYGAATASAAYGGQTGYAVAPAATAATYGTQRAAATGYDTAYQAAAATQAAAHAHAQAAAAAASAYDASKSAYYQQAYPAPPQQPAYDAAKPAYTTPATYAQVTTTAYAAHTAHSAHTAPVSYQVQGGARAGGGAKAYGGVYTATTAATSYPTQPYSAPAAQPAKPLYNAATMYVAQQTKTGGGGGWKNYNKGGVGAGQSRRPKPPPKAQQLHYCDVCRISCAGPQTYKEHLEGQKHKKKEAAVKLFAAGGGGAGGGAGGGRGAGGALRCELCDVTCTGADAFAAHVRGIKHQKVLKLHTMLGKPIPPAEPAKLHTAKKTVAGTPKIAFVASGELSSVASGEAEGGACADKEGDEEEGEPEPEVQPVGQDYIEEIRGDDGKALSFNCKLCDCKFNDPNAKEMHMKGRRHRLQYKKKVQPDLEVKVKPSTHQRKLAEAKAQRMMGRDDMWARRRMHDGIEDEDRVYWEGSAEAWWGRGPLPPHLHHHHHQGLGAPYGALGRRGETADDRHVLARHADIYPAEDELDTIQRAVSQTERALKSLSDALADANKPKQQTQVNKAPTKPEDKKEDKPEGKEDGRDNQLFSFAGEGEASGAGAGGAGAGEGARALKGVMRVGLLAKGLLLRGDRDVRLVVLCHDRPTVTLLKRVAADLPHHLARFKSPGEEVKYKVELLPAEGAVQVSDGNVNVLVSLTSAVMREPAEGGDVKRDDKDVLPRQKCLDALAALRHAKWFQARAASLQSCVIIIRIMRDLCRRIPNWMPLNPYAMELLVSGVMQSAGAALSPGEALRRVMEAVAGGLLLDHGPGLRDPCEKELVDALGNLPPQKREDLTASAQQFLRQIAFRQIHKVLDMEMLPKPKHTGGPWKFPRKRRRSNTDTDPDQPNGEGKVVKTEEKMDASESSAKK, encoded by the exons ATGATGGcagcaaataattattttgggTTCACCCACGGGGGAACCCAATACGG CGCGGCAACAGCGTCGGCAGCCTACGGCGGTCAGACTGGGTACGCCGTAGCGCCAGCCGCCACTGCCGCCACTTACGGTACCCAGCGCGCCGCGGCCACGGGCTACGATACTGCATATCAAGCCGCGGCCGCCACACAAG CGgcggcgcacgcgcacgcgcaGGCGGCCGCGGCGGCTGCGTCGGCGTACGACGCCAGCAAGAGCGCGTACTACCAGCAGGCGTACCCCGCGCCGCCGCAGCAGCCGGCCTACGACGCCGCCAAGCCCGCCTACACCACGCCCGCCACCTACGCGCAGGTGACCACCACCGCCTACGCCGCGCACACCGCGCACTCCGCGCACACCGCGCCCGTCTCCTACCAA GTCCAGGGAGGTGCGCGCGCGGGTGGCGGGGCGAAGGCCTACGGGGGCGTGTACACTGCCACCACAGCGGCCACCTCGTACCCCACGCAGCCCTACAGCGCGCCCGCGGCGCAGCCCGCCAAAC CTCTGTACAATGCCGCCACTATGTATGTCGCGCAACAAACTAAGACTGGAGGGGGCGG TGGTTGGAAGAACTACAACAAAGGCGGTGTGGGCGCGGGCCAGTCGCGTCGCCCCAAGCCCCCGCCCAAGGCCCAGCAGCTGCACTACTGCGATGTCTGTAGAATCTCCTGCGCCGGCCCTCAG ACGTACAAGGAGCACCTGGAGGGTCAGAAGCACAAGAAGAAGGAGGCTGCAGTGAAGCTGTTCGCTGCTGGCGGTGGTGGTGCTGGTGGTGGTGCGGGCGGAGGTCGAGGTGCAGGCGGGGCGCTGCGCTGTGAGCTGTGCGATGTGACGTGTACGGGAGCAGACGCATTTGCTGCACACGTGCGCGGCATCAAGCACCAGAAGGTGCTGAAGCTGCACACGATGCTCGGCAAACCAATACCTCCCGCTGAGCCAGCCAAGCTGCACACTG CGAAAAAGACGGTGGCCGGTACGCCCAAGATCGCTTTCGTGGCGTCTGGAGAACTCAGCAGTGTGGCGAGCGGTGAGGCTGAGGGCGGCGCCTGCGCAGACAAGGAGGGCGACGAGGAGGAGGGCGAGCCGGAGCCCGAGGTGCAGCCCGTCGGACAGGACTACATCGAGGAGATCCGCGGCGACGACGGCAAGGCGCTCAGCTTCAACTGCAAGCTCTGCGACTGCAAGTTCAACGATCCCAACGCCAAGGAGATGCACATGAAGGGCCGCCGCCATCGCCTCCAGTACAAGAAGAAG GTGCAACCGGACCTGGAGGTGAAGGTGAAGCCGTCGACGCACCAGCGCAAGCTGGCGGAGGCGAAGGCGCAGCGCATGATGGGTCGCGATGACATGTGGGCGCGTCGGCGTATGCATGAT GGCATCGAGGACGAGGATCGCGTGTACTGGGAGGGCAGCGCGGAGGCGTGGTGGGGGCGCGGCCCTCTACCGCCTCATCTGCACCACCACCATCAC CAGGGTCTGGGCGCGCCGTACGGGGCGCTGGGGCGGCGCGGGGAGACCGCCGACGACCGACACGTGCTGGCGCGTCACGCCGACATCTACCCCGCCGAGGACGAGCTCGACACCATACAGCGCGCCGTCTCACAAACTGAGCGCGCGCTCAAGTCGCTCTCCGACGCACTCGCCGACGCCAACAAGCCCAAG cAGCAGACACAAGTCAACAAGGCCCCGACCAAGCCGGAAGACAAGAAGGAGGACAAACCTGAAGGGAAGGAGGACGGCCGCGACAACCAATT GTTCTCGTTTGCGGGCGAGGGCGAGGCGagcggcgcgggcgcaggcGGTGCAGGGGCGGGCGAGGGCGCGCGCGCACTGAAGGGTGTGATGCGCGTGGGGTTGCTGGCCAAGGGGTTGTTGCTGCGCGGCGACCGCGATGTGCGCCTCGTGGTGCTGTGCCACGACCGCCCCACAGTTACATTGCTCAAGCGCGTCGCCGCTGACCTGCCGCACCATCTCGCGCGCTTCAAG AGCCCGGGCGAGGAGGTGAAGTACAAGGTGGAGCTGCTGCCGGCGGAGGGCGCGGTGCAGGTGTCGGACGGCAACGTCAATGTGCTCGTCAGCCTCACCTCCGCCGTCATGCGCGAGCCCGCAG AGGGTGGCGACGTAAAGCGCGACGACAAGGACGTGCTACCGCGGCAGAAGTGTTTGGACGCGTTGGCCGCCCTTCGGCACGCCAAGTGGTTCCAG GCTAGGGCGGCCAGTCTGCAGTCCTGTGTCATCATCATACGCATCATGCGCGACCTCTGCCGCCGCATACCCAACTGGATGCCGCTCAACCCATAT GCGATGGAGCTGCTGGTGTCGGGCGTGATGCAGTCAGCGGGCGCGGCGCTGTCCCCGGGCGAGGCGCTGCGCCGCGTCATGGAGGCGGTGGCGGGCGGTCTGCTGCTGGACCACGGGCCCGGCCTGCGCGACCCCTGCGAGAAGGAACTCGTT GACGCGCTGGGCAACCTGCCGCCACAGAAGCGCGAGGACCTGACTGCGTCCGCGCAGCAGTTCCTCAGGCAAATTGCATTTAGACAGATACACAAG GTGCTGGACATGGAGATGCTGCCAAAGCCGAAACACACCGGCGGTCCGTGGAAGTTCCCGCGCAAACGCAGGCGCTCCAACACCGACACAGACCCCGACCAGCCCAACG GCGAGGGCAAGGTGGTGAAGACGGAAGAAAAGATGGACGCGTCTGAGTCTAGCGCGAAGAAGTAA